One segment of Macaca fascicularis isolate 582-1 chromosome 4, T2T-MFA8v1.1 DNA contains the following:
- the GPANK1 gene encoding G patch domain and ankyrin repeat-containing protein 1 isoform X2, translating to MSQPFLITFTPATDPSDLWKDGQQQPQPEEPESTLDGAAARAFYEALIGDESCVPDSQRSQTEPARERKRKKRRIMGAAAAEAVAEGVSGRYGQGRSLEAEDKMTHRILRAAQEGDLAELRRLLEPHEAGGAGGNINARDAFWWTPLMCAARAGQGAAVSYSLPPVLRDL from the exons ATGTCCCAGCCCTTCCTCATCACCTTCACCCCAGCCACTGACCCCAGCGACCTCTGGAAGGATgggcagcagcagccacagcccGAGGAGCCAGAGTCCACCCTGGATGGAGCTGCAGCCCGAGCTTTCTATGAGGCCCTTATTGGGGATGAGAGCTGCGTTCCTGACTCCCAAAGATCTCAGACTGAACCtgccagagaaagaaagagaaagaaaagaagaatcatGGGGGCAGCTGCAGCAGAAGCAGTGGCAGAAGGAGTATCAGGAAGATATGGACAAGGGAGATCCCTTGAGGCTGAGGATAAGATGACTCACCGGATACTGAGGGCAGCCCAGGAGGGGGACCTGGCAGAACTTAGGAGACTGCTGGAGCCCCatgaggcaggaggagctggggggAATATCAATGCTCGGGATGCCTTCTGGTGGACCCCACTGATGTGCGCTGCTCGAGCGGGCCAGGGGGCAGCT GTCTCCTACTCCCTCCCTCCAGTACTGCGAGACCTGTGA
- the GPANK1 gene encoding G patch domain and ankyrin repeat-containing protein 1 isoform X1, protein MSQPFLITFTPATDPSDLWKDGQQQPQPEEPESTLDGAAARAFYEALIGDESCVPDSQRSQTEPARERKRKKRRIMGAAAAEAVAEGVSGRYGQGRSLEAEDKMTHRILRAAQEGDLAELRRLLEPHEAGGAGGNINARDAFWWTPLMCAARAGQGAAVSYLLGRGAAWVGVCELGGRDAAQLAEEAGFPEVARMVRESHGETRSPENRSPTPSLQYCETCDTHFQDSNHRTSTAHLLSLSQGPQPSSLPLGVPISSPGFKLLLRGGWEPGMGLGPRGEGRANPIPTVLKRDQEGLGYRSAPQPRVTHFPAWDTRAVAGRERAPQVAMLSRKKERRREEKDRAWERDLRTYMNLEF, encoded by the exons ATGTCCCAGCCCTTCCTCATCACCTTCACCCCAGCCACTGACCCCAGCGACCTCTGGAAGGATgggcagcagcagccacagcccGAGGAGCCAGAGTCCACCCTGGATGGAGCTGCAGCCCGAGCTTTCTATGAGGCCCTTATTGGGGATGAGAGCTGCGTTCCTGACTCCCAAAGATCTCAGACTGAACCtgccagagaaagaaagagaaagaaaagaagaatcatGGGGGCAGCTGCAGCAGAAGCAGTGGCAGAAGGAGTATCAGGAAGATATGGACAAGGGAGATCCCTTGAGGCTGAGGATAAGATGACTCACCGGATACTGAGGGCAGCCCAGGAGGGGGACCTGGCAGAACTTAGGAGACTGCTGGAGCCCCatgaggcaggaggagctggggggAATATCAATGCTCGGGATGCCTTCTGGTGGACCCCACTGATGTGCGCTGCTCGAGCGGGCCAGGGGGCAGCTGTGAGCTATCTCCTGGGCCGTGGGGCTGCCTGGGTGGGGGTCTGTGAGCTGGGTGGCAGGGATGCGGCTCAGCTCGCTGAAGAAGCTGGCTTTCCTGAGGTGGCCCGCATGGTCAGGGAAAGCCATGGAGAGACAAGGAGCCCAGAGAACCG GTCTCCTACTCCCTCCCTCCAGTACTGCGAGACCTGTGACACCCACTTCCAAGATTCCAACCACCGCACATCCACTGCTCACCTGCTGTCACTGTCCCAGGGTCCTCAGCCTTCCAGCCTTCCACTTGGGGTGCCCATCTCCAGCCCGGGCTTCAAACTCCTACTGAGGGGGGGCTGGGAGCCAGGAATGGGACTGGGACCCCGGGGTGAGGGCCGTGCCAACCCCATCCCCACTGTCCTCAAGAGGGACCAGGAGGGACTAGGCTACAGATCAGCACCCCAGCCCCGAGTAACACATTTTCCAGCTTGGGATACCCGAGCTGTGGCTGGGAGGGAGAGAGCCCCTCAGGTGGCCATGCTGAGCcggaagaaggagagaaggagggaggagaaagacagGGCTTGGGAGCGGGATCTAAGGACTTACATGAACCTTGAGTTCTGA